Genomic window (Egicoccus halophilus):
GTGGCGAGGACGGCGACGCCGCCGCACCTGCCGAGGACGTCGAGGGCATGCAGGAAGCGGAGGCGCTCGTCGGCGAGTACCCCCGCGAGGAGACCTTGTTCACCAGCGGCACCCAGTGGGGTCCGCCGTCGAGCTGGAACCCGATCCCGGAGTCCGGCGAGGCGACCGGTGTCCGCGGGGCACTCTACGAGCCGCTGTTCATCTTCGACCCGCACACGGTCGAGCTCGAGCCGTGGCTGGCCGAGAGCGGCGAGTGGACCTCGGAGGACGTCTACGAACTGACCCTGCGCGACGGCCTGACCTGGCAGGACGGTGAGTCGCTCACCGTCGACGACGTGCTGTTCACGGTCGGCATGGGCCAGGAGACCGAGACCGTCGGCACCGCGAACCTGTGGAACTGGCTCGAGAGCGCCGAGGCCACCGGTGAGCAGACCATCGAGTTCACCTTCTCCGACCCGCGCTACCAGGAGTGGGACAACTTCCTGTACGGCACCATGATCGTCCCCGAGCACATCGTCGGGGAGTGGGCGCCAGAGGAGTACGTCGCCAACGCCAACGAGGACCCGATCGGTTCGGGTGCGTTCCGCTACTCCAGCCACGGCGCCGACCGCATGGTCTGGGAGCGCAACGACGACTGGTGGGGCATCGAGGCGCTCGGCCTCGAGATGCCGATGCGCTACATCGTCGACATCGTCAACCCCTCCAACGAGGTCGCCCTGGGTCTGCTGCTGCAGAACGGCCTCGACCTGTCCAACAACTTCCTTCCCGGCATCACCCAGCTCGTCGAGCGGGGCCAGGTCGAGACCTACTTCGACGAGCCGCCCTACATGCTCTCGGCGAACACCGCGATGCTGGTCGCCAACACCACGCAGGAACCGACCGACGACGCCGAGTTCCGTCGGGCGCTGGCGTTCTCGATCGACGTCGACCGGATCGTCAACGGGGCCTACGGCAACATCGTCCAGGCGGCCCACCCGTCGGGGCTGCTGCCGGTGTTCAGCGACTACTACGACGAGCAGGTCGCGCAGGAGCACGGCCACAGCTACGACCCCGAGCAGGCGCAGCAGATCCTGGCCGACGCCGGCTACGAGGACTCCGACGGTGACGGCTTCGTCGAGACCCCCGGTGGGGACGCGATCGAACTGTCGCTGATCGTGCCGGCCGGGTGGACCGACTGGATGGAGGCCGCCCGCGTCATCGCCGAGAGCGCGCAGGCGTCCGGGATCAACGTCGTCGCCGAGTTCCCCGACGCGGGTGCCCTCGACGACGCCCGTACCACCGGTGACTTCGACCTCGTGATCAACAACTGGACCACGCTCAGCAACACGCCGTGGAGCTACTACAACTACCTGTTCTACCAGCCGATCACCGAGCAGATGTTCTCCGGCAACTTCGGTCGCTACGAGAACGACGAGGCCTGGGACCTGGTGCAGGAGCTCTCGCGCACGGAGACCGGCACGCCGGAGTTCCAGGAGACGCTCTCGCAACTGCAGGAGCTGTCGCTGACCGAGATGCCCATGATCCCGCTCTGGTACAACGGCCTGTGGGCCCAGTACAACCCGGTGCAGTGGACCAACTGGCCGACCGACGGCGGTGACAACGACATCTACCCCAGCACCTGGGGTGGGTTCTGGGAGTTCGGCACGGTCGAGATGCTCGCGCAGCTCGAGCCCGCGAACTGACCGCTCCCGTCCCCGTCCCGCGCCTGCCGCGGGGCGGGGACGGCGGGAAGCGCCTCCGTCGACACCCTCCAGTCGTCGGAGGCGCTTCCCCACCAGGCTCCCGCGCAGGAGCCGCCGCCGCTCGGTGCCCGTGTGCTCGGCGCCGGGCCGACCAAGGGGAGTGGTCGCCATGGGCAAGTACTTCGCCCGCAAGTCACTGATCTACGGCCTGACGTTCTTCGTCGCCGTCACGCTCAACTGGGTGATCCCGCGGCTGATGCCGGGTGACCCCGTGCAGCGGATGCTGACCCGCGCGGCGGTGTCGCACCCGCAGTCGATCGAGCCGATGCGCGACTACTACAACAACATCTTCGGTTTCGACCTGCCGGTCTGGCAGCAGTACCTCAACTACTGGACCGAGATCCTGCAGGGCAACCTCGGCGTGAGCATCTGGTTGTTCCCGACCCCGGTCGGCGAGGTGATCATGCGCGCCGTGCCCTACACGCTCGCGCTGATGCTGCCGGCCATCCTGCTCAGCTGGATCGTGGGCAACAAGGTCGGCGCCATGGCGGCGCGCAACAAGTGGTTGGACAACACCGCCCTGCCGGTGGGCTACCTGCTCACGGCCACGCCCTACATGTGGCTGGCGATCCTGCTCGCCTGGAGCCTCGGGGTCGTCGGCGGCTTCTTCCCCGTAGCCGGCGGCTACAGCTTCGGCCTGCGTCCCTCGCTGAGCTGGGCATTCGTCTGGGACCTGCTCCAGCACTGGTTCCTGCCGTTCCTGTCGCTGTTCCTGGTGGCGCTCGGTGGCTGGGCGATCGGCATGCGCAACCTCGTGATCTACGAGCTCGAGGCCGACTACGCCAACTACCTCGACGCGCTGGGCGCGCCGGCCAAGCTCGTGCGGCGCTACGCGTTCCGCAACGCGCTGCTGCCGCAGATCACCGGGCTCGCGTTGCAGCTCGGCGTCATCATCGGTGGCGCACTGGTCACCGAGGTCGTCTTCGCCTACCCGGGCATCGGCAACCTCATCCTGCAGGCCATCAACAACCAGGACTTCTTCCTGCTGCAGGGCACGCTGCTGTTCGTCGTGATCGGCGTGCTCGCGGCCAACTTCGTCATCGACATCGTCTACGTCCTGGTCGACCCACGGACCCGGACCGGACTGCAGGGGGCGACCGCATGAGCAGGTCCGAGACCTCTTCCGGCCGTACGACCAACGGCAGCCAGCCGGTCTCCGGCGACCAGCAGAGCGACCGCGACCAGCCCGTCGAGGGCGAGCACGTCGAGGGTGGCTCGGATCTGCCCGAGTCGCCCCAGGCGGCGCCGGACCCGGCCTACCCGGGCGCGCTCAGCGACGGGGTGGTCGTCGCGGGGCGGAAGCGCGAGACGCTGTACTTCGCGCTGCGCAACCCGAAGGTGATCGGCGCGCTGATCGTCGTGTTCGGTCTGCTGGTGCTCGGTCTGGTCGGACCGGCGATGTTCGACCACGGACCGACCGACTACGTGGCCGCACCGCAGCTGCCGCCGTCGGCCGAGTACTGGTTCGGCACCACGATGTTCGGCCAGGACGTGTTCGTGCAGTTCGTCGCCGGTCTGCGCTCGACCTACGTCGTGGGCCTGCTCGGCGGCGGGGTCGCGGCAGCCGTCGGGATGACGATCGGCTTCGTGGCCGGCTACCGCGGCGGGTGGATCGACGAGCTGCTGAGCATGCTCACCAACATCGTGCTCGTCATCCCGGGCTTCGTGGTGCTGATCATCATCAACGCCTACCTCGGCGTGCGCAGCGTGCCGATGCAGGCGCTCTACATCGGCCTGTTCAGCTGGCCCTGGGTCGCCCGCGCCGTGCGGGCCCAGACCTTCTCGCTGCGCAGCCGCGACTTCGTCGACCTCGCCAAGTTGTCGGGGCTGCCCACCCGCACCGTCATCCGGCGCGAGGTCGCGCCGAACATGTACTCGTACCTGTTCATGACCTTCGTGCTGCTGTTCGGCGGGTCGATCCTGACGGCTGCGGCGCTCGACTTCATCGGGCTCGGACCGACCAACGCGATCTCGCTCGGGTTGATGATGAACCAGGCCATGCAGTGGAGCTCGCTCTACCTCGGCCTGTGGTGGTGGTTCGTCCCGCCCGGTGCCGGCATCACGGCCATCGTCGGGGCGCTGTACATCATGAACGTCGGGCTCGACGAGGTGTTCAACCCCAAGCTGCGGGAGATGTGACATGAGCCTCCAGGTCGACGACCTCCGGGTCCACTACCACACCATGCGGGGCAGCGTCCGGGCGCTCGACGGCGCCTCGTTCCGCATCGACGACGGCGAGATCATGGGACTCGCCGGCGAGTCCGGCTGCGGCAAGACCACGCTCGGCAAGTCGTTGATCCGCTTCGACAGCCGGATGCGTCACGTCGGCGGCAAGGTGCAGCTCGACGGTCGCGAGCTGCCGATCGGCGACGACAAGGCCATGCGCAAGCACCGGTTCAAGGACGTCTCGCTCATCCCGCAGTACGCGATGAGCGCCATGAACCCGACCCGCAAGATCGGGCGCATGGTCCGCGAACTGCTCGAGTCGCGCGGCGAGAGCTTCGAGGAGATCCGTCCGGAGCTCGAACGCCGTGTCGAGCTCGTGGGGTTGTCCACCGACGTCCTCGAGCGCTATCCGATCGAGCTGTCGGGCGGCATGAAGCAGCGCATGGTGCTGGTGCTCTCGACCCTGCTCGACCCGTCGCTGCTCATCGGTGACGAGGTCACCTCCGCACTCGACGTCTCCAGCCAGAAGGCCGTGGCGCGGGCGCTGGTCGAGTTCCGCGACCGCGGGTTCGTCCGCTCCATGATCGTGGTCACCCACGACATCTCGGTCCTGTACCAGATCGCCGACACCATCATGGTGATGTACGCCGGCCACCTCGCCGAGAAGGCGTCGACCGACACCATCATCGAGCAACCGCTGCACCCCTACACCAAGATGCTGATCGGCGCGCTGCCGGAGGTGGGGGTCCGCTACGAGGAACGCCAGCTCGAGGGCATCCCGGGGCGACCCCCCTCGTTGCTCGATCCACCCACGGGCTGTCGGTTCCGTGACCGGTGTCCGCTGGCGCACGACAAGTGCATCGAGACGCCACCCTTCGTCGAGGTCGCGCCCAACCACCAGGTCGCGTGCTGGGCGGTGATCGGCTGATGCTCACCGTCGAACGCGTCAACAAGGTCTACAAGGTCGGCACCTTCGGTACCGACGAACTGCACGCCGTACGCGACGTCAGCTTCGACGTCCAGCGTGGCGAGGTGGTCTCGCTCATCGGGGAGTCCGGTTCGGGCAAGTCCACGCTGGGCCGCATGGTGCTCAAGCTGATCTCGACCACCGACGGGGCCATCCGCTTCGAGGGCACCGACGTCGGCGGGCTCAAGCGCGGCGCGCTGCGCGAGTACTACCGGCAGGCGCAGGGCGTCTTCCAGGACCCGTTCAGCTCGTACAACCCGATCTTCAAGATCGACCGCACCTACGAGACCCTGCGCTCGTCGTACTTCCCCAAGGTCAGCGACGCCGACTGGCGCGCGAAGCTGCACGACGCGATCAAGGCGGTCAGCCTCGAGCCGGCCGACGTGCTGGGCAAGTTCCCGCACCAACTCTCCGGCGGGCAGCTGCAGCGGCTGCTGATCGCCCGGGCGCTGCTGCTCGACATCGACCTGCTGGTCGCCGACGAGATCATCAGCATGCTCGACGCGTCGACCCGCATCGACGTGCTCAACCTGCTCGGCGAGCTCAAGGGACGTGGGCTGGGGATCCTGTTCATCACCCACGATCTGTCGCTGGGCAACTACGTCAGCGACCGCGTGGTGATCCTCTACCGGGGGCGGGTCGTCGAGAGTGGCGTCACCCAGTCGGTGTTCGGTGACCCGTTGCACCCCTACACCCGCAACCTGCTGGCATCCGTGCCCCAGCTCGACAAGCGCTGGGACGAGGTCGAGGCGGTCGAGGCGGCCCGCGAGGCCGAGCTGCGTGGCCGCTGCATCTACCACGAGCGCGAGGCCACGCCCGGCGACGCGCCCGCCGGGATGGTCGAGGCCTTCCCCGGCCACTACGTCGGCTGCTTCGCCATGGACACCGACGATCCCTGCCCCGCCGCGAAGGAGGCCGTCGCATGACCACGACCCACCCGACCGCGAGCGGCGTCGAGACGCTCGCCGCCCGCTTCCCCTCCGGCTTCCTGTTCGGTGCCGCCACCTCCTCGTACCAGATCGAGGGGGCCGTCGACGTCGACGGTCGCGGGCCCTCGATCTGGGACACCTACAGCCACACGCCCGGTCGCACCGCCGGTGGCGAGACCGGCGACGTCGCCGTCGACCACTACCACCGCTTCCGCGAGGACGTGGCGTTGATGGCGGACCTCGGCCTGTCGGCCTACCGGTTCTCGATCGCGTGGCCGCGCATCGTCCCTGACGGCGACGGCGAGATCGAGGCGCGCGGGCTCGCGTTCTACCGTCGGCTGGTCGACGCGCTGGTCGACGCGGGCATCGAACCGGTCGTCACCCTCTACCACTGGGACCTGCCGCAGGCGCTGCAGGACCGCGGCGGCTGGGCCAACCGTGACGTCGTCGACGCCTTCACGCGCTACGCGACCATCGTCCACGACCACCTCGGCGACGCGGTGCGGACCTGGACGACCCACAACGAACCCTGGTGCGCGTCGTTCCTCGGCTACGGCCTCGGCCGGCACGCACCCGGCCTGACCGATCCGCGGGCGGCGTTCCGGGCCGCTCACCACCTGCTGCTCTCGCACGGCGACGCCGTGGCGGCCATGCGCGAGCAGGCCGCCGGGGACGACCACCGTTTCGGCATCGTGCCCAACCTCTACGGCGTGATCGCCTCCGGTGACGACGAGGCCGACCGCCGCGCCGCCGCCACCATCGACGCGTTGCAGAACCGGCTGTGGCTCGACACCACGCTGCTCGGCCGCTATCCCGACGAGGTCCTCGACCTGCACGAGCGCTTCCGCGCCGGCGACACCGTGCACGACGGTGACCTCGAGCGCATCGCCCAGCCGCTCGACGTCCTCGGGGTCAACTACTACAGCCAGCACCACGTGCAGGCCGGCGAGGGCGAGCCGACCTACGACTCGGCCCACCCCGGCTCCGAGCACGTCGACTGGCTCGCCCCGCCCGAACCGACCACCGAGATGGGCTGGGGCATCGAACCGCACGGGTTGCGCGACCTGCTCCAGCGCCTGCACGCCGAGTGGCCGGTCCCGCCGATCCTGATCTGCGAGAACGGCGCGGCGTTCCCCGACGCCGACGTCGACGCCGACGGGGTCGTCCAGGACGCCGACCGGCAGCAGTTCCTCGCCGACCACCTCGCCGCGGTCGCCGACGCGATCGACGCCGGGGTCGACGTCGCCGGCTACCTCGCCTGGTCACTGATGGACAACTTCGAGTGGGCCTACGGCTACGCCAAGCGGTTCGGCATCGTGCGCGTCGACTACGACACGCTCGAGCGCACCGTCAAGGCCAGCGGCCGCTGGTACCGCGACCTGCTCGCCGCCCACCGCCAGCAGACCGGCTGACCCCCCGTCCCTAGCCCCCCGCCCCGCATTCCTGCCGTTCCCGAGGCCTCCATGTCGACCGCATCTACCCGAACCCG
Coding sequences:
- a CDS encoding ABC transporter substrate-binding protein, whose amino-acid sequence is MGRWVRRASAGLAVATLVAACGGGGQTTTDDGAAPAGGEDGDAAAPAEDVEGMQEAEALVGEYPREETLFTSGTQWGPPSSWNPIPESGEATGVRGALYEPLFIFDPHTVELEPWLAESGEWTSEDVYELTLRDGLTWQDGESLTVDDVLFTVGMGQETETVGTANLWNWLESAEATGEQTIEFTFSDPRYQEWDNFLYGTMIVPEHIVGEWAPEEYVANANEDPIGSGAFRYSSHGADRMVWERNDDWWGIEALGLEMPMRYIVDIVNPSNEVALGLLLQNGLDLSNNFLPGITQLVERGQVETYFDEPPYMLSANTAMLVANTTQEPTDDAEFRRALAFSIDVDRIVNGAYGNIVQAAHPSGLLPVFSDYYDEQVAQEHGHSYDPEQAQQILADAGYEDSDGDGFVETPGGDAIELSLIVPAGWTDWMEAARVIAESAQASGINVVAEFPDAGALDDARTTGDFDLVINNWTTLSNTPWSYYNYLFYQPITEQMFSGNFGRYENDEAWDLVQELSRTETGTPEFQETLSQLQELSLTEMPMIPLWYNGLWAQYNPVQWTNWPTDGGDNDIYPSTWGGFWEFGTVEMLAQLEPAN
- a CDS encoding ABC transporter permease; protein product: MGKYFARKSLIYGLTFFVAVTLNWVIPRLMPGDPVQRMLTRAAVSHPQSIEPMRDYYNNIFGFDLPVWQQYLNYWTEILQGNLGVSIWLFPTPVGEVIMRAVPYTLALMLPAILLSWIVGNKVGAMAARNKWLDNTALPVGYLLTATPYMWLAILLAWSLGVVGGFFPVAGGYSFGLRPSLSWAFVWDLLQHWFLPFLSLFLVALGGWAIGMRNLVIYELEADYANYLDALGAPAKLVRRYAFRNALLPQITGLALQLGVIIGGALVTEVVFAYPGIGNLILQAINNQDFFLLQGTLLFVVIGVLAANFVIDIVYVLVDPRTRTGLQGATA
- a CDS encoding ABC transporter permease, yielding MPESPQAAPDPAYPGALSDGVVVAGRKRETLYFALRNPKVIGALIVVFGLLVLGLVGPAMFDHGPTDYVAAPQLPPSAEYWFGTTMFGQDVFVQFVAGLRSTYVVGLLGGGVAAAVGMTIGFVAGYRGGWIDELLSMLTNIVLVIPGFVVLIIINAYLGVRSVPMQALYIGLFSWPWVARAVRAQTFSLRSRDFVDLAKLSGLPTRTVIRREVAPNMYSYLFMTFVLLFGGSILTAAALDFIGLGPTNAISLGLMMNQAMQWSSLYLGLWWWFVPPGAGITAIVGALYIMNVGLDEVFNPKLREM
- a CDS encoding ABC transporter ATP-binding protein yields the protein MSLQVDDLRVHYHTMRGSVRALDGASFRIDDGEIMGLAGESGCGKTTLGKSLIRFDSRMRHVGGKVQLDGRELPIGDDKAMRKHRFKDVSLIPQYAMSAMNPTRKIGRMVRELLESRGESFEEIRPELERRVELVGLSTDVLERYPIELSGGMKQRMVLVLSTLLDPSLLIGDEVTSALDVSSQKAVARALVEFRDRGFVRSMIVVTHDISVLYQIADTIMVMYAGHLAEKASTDTIIEQPLHPYTKMLIGALPEVGVRYEERQLEGIPGRPPSLLDPPTGCRFRDRCPLAHDKCIETPPFVEVAPNHQVACWAVIG
- a CDS encoding ABC transporter ATP-binding protein, with protein sequence MLTVERVNKVYKVGTFGTDELHAVRDVSFDVQRGEVVSLIGESGSGKSTLGRMVLKLISTTDGAIRFEGTDVGGLKRGALREYYRQAQGVFQDPFSSYNPIFKIDRTYETLRSSYFPKVSDADWRAKLHDAIKAVSLEPADVLGKFPHQLSGGQLQRLLIARALLLDIDLLVADEIISMLDASTRIDVLNLLGELKGRGLGILFITHDLSLGNYVSDRVVILYRGRVVESGVTQSVFGDPLHPYTRNLLASVPQLDKRWDEVEAVEAAREAELRGRCIYHEREATPGDAPAGMVEAFPGHYVGCFAMDTDDPCPAAKEAVA
- a CDS encoding GH1 family beta-glucosidase, which encodes MTTTHPTASGVETLAARFPSGFLFGAATSSYQIEGAVDVDGRGPSIWDTYSHTPGRTAGGETGDVAVDHYHRFREDVALMADLGLSAYRFSIAWPRIVPDGDGEIEARGLAFYRRLVDALVDAGIEPVVTLYHWDLPQALQDRGGWANRDVVDAFTRYATIVHDHLGDAVRTWTTHNEPWCASFLGYGLGRHAPGLTDPRAAFRAAHHLLLSHGDAVAAMREQAAGDDHRFGIVPNLYGVIASGDDEADRRAAATIDALQNRLWLDTTLLGRYPDEVLDLHERFRAGDTVHDGDLERIAQPLDVLGVNYYSQHHVQAGEGEPTYDSAHPGSEHVDWLAPPEPTTEMGWGIEPHGLRDLLQRLHAEWPVPPILICENGAAFPDADVDADGVVQDADRQQFLADHLAAVADAIDAGVDVAGYLAWSLMDNFEWAYGYAKRFGIVRVDYDTLERTVKASGRWYRDLLAAHRQQTG